A region of Granulicella sibirica DNA encodes the following proteins:
- a CDS encoding helix-turn-helix domain-containing protein, which produces MHGDVLRRLINAREEVGLSQREVSAQMGMSHSFLSKCETGDRRVDLMELIQLAKLYKKPIQFFFGS; this is translated from the coding sequence ATGCATGGTGATGTGCTTCGCCGCTTGATTAACGCAAGAGAAGAAGTTGGTCTTAGCCAACGCGAAGTTTCCGCGCAGATGGGCATGTCGCACTCGTTCTTGTCGAAGTGCGAAACCGGCGACCGCCGCGTGGACCTCATGGAGCTGATCCAATTGGCGAAGCTGTACAAGAAGCCGATTCAATTTTTCTTCGGAAGCTGA
- a CDS encoding NADPH:quinone reductase, with amino-acid sequence MKAAWYTRNGSAREVLQLGELKKPVAAPGQVLVRVHAIGINPSDSKARAGTALPAGVERIVPHQDGAGVIEAVGDSVSTSRVGERVWIFEALHSGGTGCAAEYVAVPSANAVPLPDGIPFEVGACLGVPALTAHRCVYADGPVSGLKLLVTGGAGSVGAHAIQFAKSGGASVFTTISNDKQAAIAEAAGADLIIDRTKEDQVARLQEATGASSERSVDRVIDVAFGVNLGTTMKVLKENGVIATYSSDAKPEPTLSFFPLLRLAATIRFIFVYNMSAEAHRQAVEATNIGLQEGWLQTTIAARFPLDQIVEAHELSESGKSTGKVVILLD; translated from the coding sequence TTGAAAGCAGCTTGGTATACGAGAAACGGAAGCGCAAGGGAAGTCTTGCAACTGGGAGAGTTGAAGAAACCTGTTGCCGCGCCGGGACAAGTGCTTGTTCGTGTCCACGCCATCGGCATCAATCCGTCCGATTCAAAGGCGCGGGCCGGGACGGCCCTACCCGCAGGTGTGGAGCGCATCGTCCCTCATCAAGATGGTGCTGGAGTGATCGAGGCTGTGGGAGATAGCGTGTCTACGTCCAGGGTGGGCGAGAGGGTATGGATTTTCGAGGCTTTGCACTCGGGCGGAACGGGCTGCGCTGCGGAGTATGTGGCCGTTCCGAGCGCTAATGCCGTTCCTCTTCCTGACGGCATCCCGTTCGAGGTTGGAGCGTGTCTGGGCGTACCCGCCCTCACAGCCCACCGCTGCGTCTACGCGGATGGTCCGGTGTCCGGCCTCAAACTTTTGGTCACTGGGGGCGCCGGCTCAGTTGGCGCACACGCCATTCAGTTCGCTAAATCCGGAGGTGCCTCTGTGTTCACCACCATAAGCAACGATAAACAAGCTGCAATTGCTGAAGCTGCCGGCGCCGATCTGATCATTGACCGGACCAAAGAGGATCAGGTGGCTCGTCTCCAGGAGGCTACGGGAGCCTCGAGTGAACGAAGCGTCGACCGTGTGATCGACGTTGCATTTGGAGTGAACCTGGGCACAACGATGAAGGTCTTGAAAGAGAACGGAGTGATTGCGACCTACAGTTCTGACGCGAAGCCGGAACCGACCCTCTCATTCTTCCCCCTGCTCCGACTTGCCGCCACGATCCGATTCATCTTCGTGTACAACATGAGCGCTGAGGCCCACCGTCAGGCTGTAGAGGCGACGAACATAGGACTCCAAGAGGGTTGGCTCCAGACCACAATTGCAGCCCGTTTCCCTCTTGACCAGATCGTTGAAGCTCATGAGCTATCAGAGTCGGGAAAGAGCACTGGAAAAGTCGTGATCCTCCTGGACTGA